TTCCTCCTGCTTGCGCTCCCGGAGCTTCTTCAGCTGATCCGTCTGTTCGTCGACGGTCGAGTTCGAGCGGTCCGTCGCTTTCTCGCCGCCTTTGACAGTCTTGAGGCCGGCGACCTGTTCGTCGACACTACTCCGGTGGACGCGGTCGACGCTGGCATCCATCCCGGAGACGTCCATCTCCACTTCTCCCTCGCTGGGAGTGATCTTCAGGTCGCTTCCCTCGTGGCGTTCGACGCCGCCCCACGTGAGATCGACGCTTTCCATCGCGGATTCGATGTCCTGTTCGATCTCCTCGTCGGTGTAGGATTCCTCTGCCTCCTCTTCCGGGGCCTGGATGTCGCCGGGTCGTGGCTTCGCACGGTCGATGTGGTACGCGACGAGCGCACCGCCGGTCGCGGCCAGCAGCGACGCCAGCCCGAGCCCGTAGACGAACAGGACGTGGATGCTGTACTGCGGGCCCGAGCCGGTCGCCCAGCTGTACGGGTACGCCCAGACGAACAGTCCCAGACCGACGAGACTGATCGCCGACCCGGCGACGGCACCGTAGATCGCGCGCTTGCCGACCGGGAGCAAGACGACGACACTCGATAAGGTCGCCGGGAGCGCGAGCATCCCCACTGCGATGGCCGCTTCCCGGAAGACGAAGTTCGACTGCGGGCCGCCGGCACCGGTGAACTGCCCGGCGGCACCGATAACGAACGCGCCGATCCCGAGTCCGATCCCGCCGAAAAAGAGGGCGAACCCGAGATACACGTCGATCTCTCGGTTCGGCTCCCCAATGTACGTTCGATACCACTCGAAGAGTCGTCCGTCGTCGGTCTCGTCGGTCATGGTA
Above is a window of Haloarcula halophila DNA encoding:
- a CDS encoding DUF7139 domain-containing protein; its protein translation is MTDETDDGRLFEWYRTYIGEPNREIDVYLGFALFFGGIGLGIGAFVIGAAGQFTGAGGPQSNFVFREAAIAVGMLALPATLSSVVVLLPVGKRAIYGAVAGSAISLVGLGLFVWAYPYSWATGSGPQYSIHVLFVYGLGLASLLAATGGALVAYHIDRAKPRPGDIQAPEEEAEESYTDEEIEQDIESAMESVDLTWGGVERHEGSDLKITPSEGEVEMDVSGMDASVDRVHRSSVDEQVAGLKTVKGGEKATDRSNSTVDEQTDQLKKLRERKQEEAASESDETVLEGVLGRAARLLGRS